A region of Nakaseomyces glabratus chromosome M, complete sequence DNA encodes the following proteins:
- a CDS encoding C2H2-type zinc finger protein (CAGL0M01870g~Putative zinc finger protein; gene is upregulated in azole-resistant strain) encodes MIFESNPLNSFMLDDEERFKIDDYLDCFNDMSLPAIQNTTVIQPFSMYNESYEKLFNETDSIISDEPSSVFELDTNSRRDTLKSEGFISLEHPDMLQKRDSDSQYHFKNELPYPRDEVVKMAEAYPPSLQKVEESVSPKSSCIQPADDETSNAFDEKFSAQAEINKTSEDTKFICKVCLKKFKRPSSLSTHMNIHTGEKPYPCPFDNCTKSFNAKSNMLRHYKLHFKLSNGAYILPTGEICAEKPTAKQLLQSSKRTSSRVQKKRKTSNTTTSTYVSDGYPSEVDVSGSATPLNNDVLCKPYLNVLHQGGEASSI; translated from the coding sequence AtgatttttgaaagtaatCCTTTAAACTCCTTCATGCtagatgatgaagagcGTTTCAAGATAGACGACTACTTAGACTGCTTCAATGACATGAGTCTCCCCGCTATCCAAAACACCACGGTTATTCAGCCTTTCTCCATGTACAACGAAAGTTACGAAAAGCTTTTCAATGAAACAGACTCTATAATATCAGATGAACCATCTAGTGTTTTCGAACTGGATACAAACTCCAGAAGAGATACTCTAAAGTCCGAAGGTTTTATCTCATTAGAACACCCAGATATGCTACAAAAGCGCGATAGCGATTCTCAATACCACTTCAAAAACGAACTTCCATACCCAAGAGATGAAGTAGTAAAGATGGCTGAAGCTTACCCACCATCATTGCagaaagttgaagaaagtgTATCGCCCAAGTCTTCCTGCATACAACCTGCAGATGATGAAACTTCAAACGCTTTTGATGAGAAGTTCTCTGCACAAGCCGAGATAAATAAGACATCAGAAGACACTAAATTCATTTGCAAAGTATGTCTCAAGAAGTTCAAAAGACCAAGCTCGCTAAGTACACACATGAATATCCACACAGGTGAAAAGCCTTACCCATGTCCATTTGATAACTGTACGAAGAGCTTCAACGCCAAGTCTAACATGTTGAGACACTACAAGCTACACTTCAAACTAAGTAATGGTGCTTACATTCTACCGACCGGTGAGATCTGTGCTGAGAAGCCAACTGCAAagcagcttcttcaaagtaGTAAAAGAACTTCATCAAGAGTAcagaaaaagagaaagacTTCAAACACTACAACATCCACTTACGTAAGCGATGGCTACCCATCAGAGGTGGATGTTTCTGGTTCTGCTACTCCACTAAATAATGATGTTCTATGCAAACCATACCTAAATGTTTTACACCAAGGAGGTGAAGCTTCATCAATATGA